The following is a genomic window from Salvelinus namaycush isolate Seneca unplaced genomic scaffold, SaNama_1.0 Scaffold71, whole genome shotgun sequence.
agcttccatcaaggatacatcccaagtagctaacagaggttttagtagtcagcacctcaccctctaactccactctgatttcagacGACCTATACAATTTAGGTCTGGATCCAAAAATAATTGCTTCAGTTTTCCCTAAGTGCAGAGATAGATTGttatctccaagccatttgctaatgttagtaagctctgtgctaagtatgctctccagcatagttttacttttgttagacaccagaagtgtagagtcatccgcataaagaaaaaatggcaagaacaagcatctttcatatcgttaatatacaataaaaacagcagaggcccaAGCACGCTCCCCTGCGGAATGCCACAACTCATTTgttttgcctgagacagtgaaccaTTAACCTATACTACATGCTCCCTTCCTGATAAATACCCAGCCTAGAGGGATACTGCTtaaccccagtgcctccagtttggagattaggagacagtggttaactgtatcaaaggccttctgtaggtcaagcagtaccattccacacagatttccctcatcaatctctttcctgatgaagtcagtcaagtaaagtagaCATGAATCAGTGGATTCATGAAAAATCGTACATTAGACCCTGTTTgttaacatattcatacatttgcTCATGTGCAACTCTCtccaggatctttgatgttacacagatgatagatacaggcctataattcccagggtcagactttatCCCCTTCTTATACAGAGGTATAACTTTAGCTTGTTTCATGTCCCTGGGAAAGGTACCTTGTTCAAGAGAGAGATTAACGATATGCGCAATACAAGGGCCAATTTGCTCAGCAGAATCTATAAGAAACCTTGCAGGAATATTATCCAGGCCTGTGGCTTTGGAGCATTTAAGCTCTGCCAGCATACTGACTATTTTGGCTGTTGCCTCCTTTGCAAAAGAAAAAGAGTTTGGCTAAACCCTTAACTCTACATAATACTTATTGACTTGGTTGCTTCCATACAAACCAGAACTGGTGGGCAGCTTGCTAACCAGCTTGCTGGCAACAGAAGATGTTATGTTCCACGACACCTAAAAAACATATTTACTTGAACAGGGAAGAGAGAAATAACATGTTTAATAATTTCACACCACCCTTGATGCGAATGAGATTGGGGATAAAACTGTCCATCCGTTCTGTTCTATTACAATGGGATGCTTGTCTCCATGCCATTCTCCTTCATCCTTTGGTGTCAAAGCAAGACACAGATTGTGAGCCTTTTACATAATTAAATGTACTCTACCATCCAGCAAGCCATATGTATTGATGTGCTTTAACATTAAGATTCTGATGACATGGTAAAGCAAAATCCCTTCATGGTTGGCCCATGCACTCAAAttgagatcctacatctgtacaggcGATGCTCACAGATTGTTTTGTGCACACCATGAAGTACTGCTTTGTGTCAAGAAGAAGTGTGAAACTGAAACATTTAGCTGTTCCTTGAAATGTACTAACAAGTGGTAAATGCAGTCTAGACCTCTTTAAAGGGTAACAAGTGTCTTTCTTATCCAACAGGATTCCGACTGCCGACACAAAATGAGGAGCTCCGGATTGTTCTGGTCGGGAAGGCTGGATCTGGGAAAAGTGCAGCGGGAAACACCATTGTGGGGACAAAGAAAAAACCTTTCAGGTCAAGGTTTTCCTCTATTTCTCTGACAAAAAACTGTGACAAGACAAGAGGGAAGGTGGGTGAGCAAAGTGTAGCTGTTATCGACACCCCAGGGTTGTTTGATACTACATTGTCCAATGAGGAGGGACTGAGAAAGATTGCtctgtgcatctctctctctgctcctggtCCCCATGTGTTCCTGGTTGTGATCAGGCTGGGAAGATTCACTGAAGAGGAGCGGAACACTGTGGAGATGATTCAGAGATTCTTTGGTGATGAAGCATCAAAATACACCATGGTTCTCTTCACACATGGAGAGAGTCTTGATGATGATGTAACAATTGAAGACTTCCTGATTGAAAATCCAGATCTGAAAACATTCATTTCCCAATGCAATGGGGGATATCATGTTTTCAACAACAAAGCTAAGAATAGCAACCAGGTCCCCGAGCTGCTTCAGAAGATAAACAAGATGGTCATGAGGAATGGAGGAAGCCACTACACCACTGAGATGTTCCAGGAGGCTGAGAGAGCGATTGAAGAGGAGAAGAACAGGAtcctgagagagaaagaagagatgaTGAATAAACGGAAGGAAAACAAACTTGAACATGAGGCTAGAGAGAAAGCTGAGAGAACTAACAGCTATACGGCAGAACGGTGCAATACTCAATGAAAATCTAAAACAATGATGTACCATCTAACAATGCTGTTCCATCTAACAATGCTGTACCATGCCCATCTACCATTTGTTTGACTTGATGACTTCTAATACTCAAAAATGTAACTGGTTATCCACATCATTAAATGTTCTGACTACTCTTGGTGTCCGTTCATTTAGCCTGTTCCAGCTAATACTACCTTACTGTTACTCTAATGAGGGGTGATATCTTCTTTTCAACGTTAATTGTAGCTCAGTAATATTTAAAATACAGTCATGAAAAGAACAGGAGGAACCTATCATGCGGCAGGAGGGTCATTCTTGTtgttgttctgaacacctccaaacaaaggtcatgtggttgtcacgaatcccgcttcctgagtctgtttttgcctgtgttctgtcctggagtgtttttccagtgtcctggaacgcaccctgtctggttgccgggcgacgtagctagttgggagatctctgattacccgcacctgtatcccatcagctatctgcacacctggtcctgatcatcacctctccacttcataagctcggacctgacatccattccctgccggatcgttagccatgaacagtatgttgtgccagcgtatcagcctccagtttgatagagtttgttttgttgttttgtacgtcttgcttgccttgaacttacctccgtttgttctgtctacagtcattcacccggaacactcaccccatccctgcct
Proteins encoded in this region:
- the LOC120042558 gene encoding uncharacterized protein LOC120042558 isoform X2, which encodes MEKVPQRFLISYYSSVTDLHAENTKDCHTTFSNLQPGTEYTVSISTVLKNGEQSEPVSTTICTILPAPDQLTVDSVDTTSAAVSWNQPPGLDQTQHHYQISYHCPGTEPHITTTSSHSITLSDLQYGTQYSVTVCTVLENGKQSQLVSTTLTTVLPAPDQLTVDSVDTTSAAVSWSQPPGLDQSQHHYQISYHCPGTEPHITTTSSHSITLSDLQRGTQYSVTVCTVLENGKQSQLVSTTLTTRFRLPTQNEELRIVLVGKAGSGKSAAGNTIVGTKKKPFRSRFSSISLTKNCDKTRGKVGEQSVAVIDTPGLFDTTLSNEEGLRKIALCISLSAPGPHVFLVVIRLGRFTEEERNTVEMIQRFFGDEASKYTMVLFTHGESLDDDVTIEDFLIENPDLKTFISQCNGGYHVFNNKAKNSNQVPELLQKINKMVMRNGGSHYTTEMFQEAERAIEEEKNRILREKEEMMNKRKENKLEHEAREKAERTNSYTAERCNTQ